GCCCGTGGGGGCTGCCGTGCTCGGAGACTTGCGACCTTCGCTCATCGGAGCTCGAAGTGTAGAGGGCCGGGCCCGTTGGTGGCTACTGGCCCTTGAGGCTTTGCAACGCGCGCGATGCCATCGCGTTCTCCGGCTGCGCTTCCAGCACCTTGGAGAGCCAACGCTCGGCCTCCGCGGCCGCTGCCTTGCGCGCCTGCGGGCGCGTGGACTTCAGCGTCTGCTCGGTGAAGAGCAGCCCCAAGCGCAGCGTGAACTCGACGTTCTCCGGGTCCTTTTCGACCACGTACCGCAGCTCGCGCTCGGCGGCGGGGTAGTCCGCCTCGAGCTGGTACACGAGGGCGAGCTTGCCTCGCGCGGGGAGGGAGTCGGGCGTGAGGGACACCGCGACGGTGAACGCCTCGCGCGCGGCGGGCAAATCCCGCCGCTCCAGGTGCAGATCGCCCAGGCGGAACCACGCCGCGTCCAGGAGGGGGTGCAGCGCGACGGCCCTCTCGAAGGAGCCGCGCGCCGCGTCGGGGCGCTGGCGGGCCGCGTAGAGCTCGCCCAGGTACAGGTGGTTCTTCCCGTCACGCGGAGCGCGCTCGATGGCCTGCTTGAACTCGTCCACCGCGCGGCCCGCGTCGTCCAGGCGCTGATAGGCCAGGCCCAGCAGCGAGTGGAGCACGGCCAGGTCCGGGTAGTCGTGCAGCACCTCCTCGAAGGCGAGGATGGCGTGCTGCGGGGCATCCAAGTCGTTCAGGTAGCGAAGGCCCTCCTCGAGTTTGGCCTCGGCCGCCTTGGGGGTGCCTCCGAAGGGGTCGCTGATCTGCTCCATCAGCGCGCGCGCCGTCGCGACGTCCGCGGCCGAGGGGCGGCCTCGCACCACGACGCCCAGCGCCTCCACCGCGCCTGGGGAGTCCCCGGTGCGGTGCAGCGCCTTGGCCAGGGGCAGCCGCCACGCGGTGCGCTCGGGCGCGAGCAGGGCGGCGCGGCGCAGCGGCTCCACGGCGGCGGGGTACTGCTCGGACTCGAGCCGGGCGACGCCCAGCCGGTAGTGGTACTCAGCCGTGTCCGGGGCGAGGGTGATGGCGCGCTCGAAGGCGGCCACGGCCGGGGCGCCGGCGTCCCTGGCGCGGGAGAACAGGGCGAGCCCCAGCATGTACTGGTCCACGGCGCGCTCACCCTTGGCGATGCGCCCCTGCAGCTCTTGAATCCACGCGTCCGCGCGGCCCGCCTTCACGTGGGCCTCCGTCAACGTGCGCGCGACGTCCACGTCCTCGGGGGACCGGGCATGCAGGTCCGCCAGAATCCCGAGGGCCTTCTGGGGCTGGTTCTCCTCCAGGTAGGCCCGCGCGCGCGAGCGCTCGTCGGTGGGCACCGCGGCGCCCGTCTTCGTGGTGGAGGTGTGGCCGCAGCCAGCGGCGAGGAGTCCCAGACCCAGCACGGCGGCGCGAGCCCAGGGGCGGAAGCGGAAGGCGGGAGTCATCGTCACGGAGCGAATCTCAGGAGGTAGGGGTGGCGTGGGCGGAGCCGACGCCCTCGTGGCCGGCGGAGGCGATGGCGTCCTCGTGGTCGCCGCCCTTGCCGCCCATCTCGAGGTTGTCCGCGATGATGGCCTCGCGCACGGCCCGGGCGAGACCCTCGCGGTCATTCTCCGCGAAGACGGTGGTGTCGATGGGCTTGCCCACCCTCACGCGGATGACGCCGGGGGTGATGTTCCAGCTGTCCTTGGGCATGAGGTTTCCGGAGCCCTCGATGGTGACCGGGCAGATGGGGACGCGCGCCTTGAGCGCGAGCGCGAAGGGGCCCTTCTTGAAGGGCAGCACGCGGCCGTCCGAGGAGCGGGTGCCCTCCGGGTAGAGGAAGATGCTGGTGCCGCCGCGAATCTTGGCCGCCGCCGCCGCCAGCGAGCTGATGGCCTTGGCGCGGTTGGTGCGGTTGATGAAGACGTGGCCTCCCAGCGCCAGGTACCAGCCGATGAGCGGCACCCACTTGAGCTGGTCCTTGGCCACGAAGCGGAAGGGCACCGGCACCGCCATGAAGTGGGCCGGGATGTCGATGGTGGACTGGTGGTTGCCCACGTAGATGGTGGGGCGCTTGGGGTCCACGTGCTCCTGACCGGAGACCTCCAGCTTCGCGCCACCGGCCCACAGGAGCACCGGGGACCACAGCTCGCGGACCACCCACAGCGCGCTCGAGGAGCGCAGCGTGACGAGCATCGCGACGAGGGTCAGGGGAAAGCAGACGAGCGTCCAGACTCCAGCGGTCAACATGCAGAAAAGCTTGCGCATCCCTCGGCCCCCTCCTCGGGGCCGGCTCGACGCCCAGGCAAAGGCCTGGACCCGAGGGCAGTCCCGCCGCGAGATGTCCTGTCCCGAACGTCCAGACGGGCGGCCGCACCCTGGGTGGTGGCGGCTCCCGAGACGTGGCGGGACGGTGAGGGCGGGGGCATGCACTTCTTCTACCACGAGCCTTCCGTACCTTGTTGCTGGTGTGCTCCGCTCGCCGGGGTTACAAGCAGGGGTGGCTTGGCCAGGAAAAAGTTCATCGCCATCGCGGGCAACATCGGCGCCGGGAAGACGGAGCTCACGTCCTTCTTGTGCCGGAAGTACGGGCTGACACCGTCCTTCGAGCCCAATGACCAGAACCCCTATCTCGCGGACTTCTACAAGGACATGAAGACGTGGGCGTTCCGCTCACAGCTCTTCTTCCTCACGCACAAGTTCCGCCTCCACCGGGAGTTGGAGCGCACGACCGGTACCGTGTTGCAGGACCGCACCCTCTACGAGGACGCGGAGATCTTCGCGAAGAACCTCCACCGCCAGCGGCTCATCGA
The genomic region above belongs to Myxococcus guangdongensis and contains:
- a CDS encoding tetratricopeptide repeat protein; the encoded protein is MTPAFRFRPWARAAVLGLGLLAAGCGHTSTTKTGAAVPTDERSRARAYLEENQPQKALGILADLHARSPEDVDVARTLTEAHVKAGRADAWIQELQGRIAKGERAVDQYMLGLALFSRARDAGAPAVAAFERAITLAPDTAEYHYRLGVARLESEQYPAAVEPLRRAALLAPERTAWRLPLAKALHRTGDSPGAVEALGVVVRGRPSAADVATARALMEQISDPFGGTPKAAEAKLEEGLRYLNDLDAPQHAILAFEEVLHDYPDLAVLHSLLGLAYQRLDDAGRAVDEFKQAIERAPRDGKNHLYLGELYAARQRPDAARGSFERAVALHPLLDAAWFRLGDLHLERRDLPAAREAFTVAVSLTPDSLPARGKLALVYQLEADYPAAERELRYVVEKDPENVEFTLRLGLLFTEQTLKSTRPQARKAAAAEAERWLSKVLEAQPENAMASRALQSLKGQ
- a CDS encoding deoxynucleoside kinase, yielding MARKKFIAIAGNIGAGKTELTSFLCRKYGLTPSFEPNDQNPYLADFYKDMKTWAFRSQLFFLTHKFRLHRELERTTGTVLQDRTLYEDAEIFAKNLHRQRLIDKRDWKTYCELYETLSESLRPPDLMIYLRCPVPTLKARIRLRGRSMEKDIPTRYLQRLNALYEEWFGAYRLSPVLVLATDKLDYLTNLVDRVDLFQQIEKHL
- a CDS encoding lysophospholipid acyltransferase family protein, whose product is MRKLFCMLTAGVWTLVCFPLTLVAMLVTLRSSSALWVVRELWSPVLLWAGGAKLEVSGQEHVDPKRPTIYVGNHQSTIDIPAHFMAVPVPFRFVAKDQLKWVPLIGWYLALGGHVFINRTNRAKAISSLAAAAAKIRGGTSIFLYPEGTRSSDGRVLPFKKGPFALALKARVPICPVTIEGSGNLMPKDSWNITPGVIRVRVGKPIDTTVFAENDREGLARAVREAIIADNLEMGGKGGDHEDAIASAGHEGVGSAHATPTS